One Deinococcus aestuarii DNA segment encodes these proteins:
- the trpC gene encoding indole-3-glycerol phosphate synthase TrpC, with product MTGGFAVNVERVPGVLGRIVRERARDYKGADGTLGPPRPRQRRFHAALSGPDLALIAEVKRASPSEGAIAPLDPAQAARAYQAGGASAISVLTEPRHFDGNPEALHAVVAGVDIPVLRKDFVVHPAMLREAADWGASAALLMVSVLGEAVGEYLRTAHHLGLDALVEVHDEAELEVALTAGPEVIGVNNRDLTTLHIDLDVSPRLIRRAREAGFTGVLVAESGYRTPEDLTGVRDLADAVLVGTSLAGSGDLEGAARRLLER from the coding sequence ATGACGGGCGGGTTTGCGGTGAATGTCGAGCGGGTGCCGGGCGTCCTGGGCCGCATCGTGCGCGAGCGGGCGCGGGACTATAAGGGGGCAGACGGGACGCTGGGCCCTCCCCGTCCCCGCCAGCGGAGGTTCCACGCCGCCCTCTCGGGTCCGGACCTCGCCCTGATCGCCGAGGTCAAGCGGGCCAGCCCCTCGGAAGGCGCCATCGCCCCCCTCGACCCGGCGCAGGCCGCCCGCGCGTACCAGGCGGGGGGTGCCTCGGCCATCAGCGTCCTAACCGAGCCCCGCCACTTCGACGGCAACCCGGAGGCGCTGCACGCGGTCGTGGCGGGGGTGGACATTCCGGTCCTCCGCAAGGATTTCGTCGTCCACCCCGCCATGCTGCGCGAGGCCGCTGACTGGGGCGCGTCCGCCGCCCTGCTGATGGTCAGCGTGCTCGGCGAGGCGGTGGGCGAGTACCTGCGGACGGCCCACCACCTCGGCCTCGACGCGCTCGTGGAGGTCCACGACGAGGCCGAGCTGGAGGTGGCGCTCACGGCGGGGCCGGAGGTCATCGGGGTGAACAACCGCGACCTGACCACCTTGCACATCGACCTTGATGTGAGCCCGCGCCTGATTCGCCGTGCGCGGGAGGCGGGCTTCACGGGTGTCCTCGTCGCGGAGAGCGGTTACCGTACTCCGGAGGACCTAACTGGAGTGCGCGACCTCGCCGACGCCGTGCTCGTGGGGACCAGCCTCGCGGGCAGCGGCGATCTGGAGGGGGCGGCGCGGCGCCTGCTGGAGCGTTGA